In Myxococcus xanthus, one DNA window encodes the following:
- a CDS encoding helix-turn-helix domain-containing protein has product MAVVGVSRGESRRQVARALACATSTVVSAVNRYLRGRRKALVDRRAANGEAKVDERFLAILSRVLAGTPEEVGWCHPTWTRELLTLHPTALAHRR; this is encoded by the coding sequence ATGGCGGTGGTGGGAGTGTCGCGCGGCGAATCGCGCAGGCAGGTAGCGCGTGCTCTGGCGTGCGCCACCTCCACAGTTGTCTCTGCGGTCAATCGCTACCTGAGGGGACGGCGTAAAGCCCTGGTGGACCGCAGAGCGGCCAATGGCGAGGCGAAGGTGGATGAGCGCTTCCTCGCCATTCTCTCGCGCGTGCTGGCGGGTACTCCCGAAGAGGTGGGTTGGTGCCACCCGACGTGGACACGGGAGTTGCTCACTCTTCATCCAACTGCTTTGGCGCATCGCCGGTGA
- a CDS encoding ArsR/SmtB family transcription factor, giving the protein MKPILAKAAALANPNRLQILELLEAPSLHFGPGQFDESAGVCGLYISEKLGISAPTASAHLKVLTQAGFLTSLRIGKFTYFKRVPAAMDEFAEEIRKL; this is encoded by the coding sequence ATGAAGCCAATCCTTGCCAAAGCGGCGGCACTCGCGAACCCCAATCGGCTGCAGATCCTCGAACTGCTGGAGGCCCCAAGCCTGCACTTTGGCCCAGGGCAATTCGACGAAAGCGCGGGCGTGTGCGGTCTGTACATTTCAGAGAAGTTGGGCATTTCGGCGCCCACCGCATCCGCGCATTTGAAAGTGCTGACCCAGGCGGGATTCCTGACTTCTTTGCGGATCGGAAAATTCACTTACTTCAAGCGAGTGCCCGCCGCGATGGACGAATTCGCCGAAGAGATCCGCAAGCTTTGA
- a CDS encoding MFS transporter translates to MKNSTRIYLLSFISFLIGTAEYIIAGILDQIAQDLNLPVPVIGQMITVFSIAFAVGTPLVITLTSSVDRKKLLIFFMLVFAAANLVTLALSDYGWLNASRAASGLSAGVVEVIALTLAATLAAPGKKAGAIAMVVIGFSAALVVGVPLGRVISGIMDWRYIFAGLGVLTLASLVLVVRAIPSTRGEAAVPLKHQLKLLKNGQISIVYVMTFFWISAFSIIYSYISPYLANVARMADGTISIMLLICGIASIIGSRLGGWFTDKSGYAPTLLAGFAVHCATLGLFFLFGQSAWIMYALLITWSLSAWSSGPALQFRLISLAPESTSIIFSCYTSMIQFGMAAGAIAGGVVIQIGSLDQLPSVGAASVLVSLVLLATVASEKARSGHKLGLPGRKA, encoded by the coding sequence ATGAAAAACTCCACCAGAATTTATCTGCTGTCATTTATCAGCTTTTTGATCGGAACCGCCGAATACATCATTGCCGGCATTCTTGATCAGATCGCGCAAGACCTGAATTTGCCCGTGCCGGTCATCGGCCAGATGATCACCGTGTTCTCGATTGCCTTCGCCGTCGGCACGCCACTCGTTATCACCCTCACGTCCAGCGTCGACCGCAAGAAGTTGCTGATCTTCTTCATGCTCGTCTTCGCCGCCGCCAATCTGGTTACCTTGGCACTAAGCGATTATGGCTGGTTGAACGCGTCGCGCGCCGCCTCTGGACTGAGCGCGGGCGTCGTGGAAGTCATCGCGTTGACCCTGGCCGCCACGCTCGCCGCACCCGGAAAGAAGGCCGGCGCCATTGCGATGGTCGTCATCGGTTTCAGCGCGGCCTTGGTCGTTGGCGTCCCGCTGGGGCGCGTAATTTCCGGCATCATGGACTGGCGGTACATCTTCGCCGGTCTGGGCGTACTGACGCTCGCGTCGCTGGTCCTGGTCGTTCGTGCCATTCCCAGCACCCGGGGCGAGGCCGCCGTGCCGCTGAAGCATCAACTCAAGCTGCTGAAGAATGGCCAGATATCCATCGTCTATGTCATGACGTTTTTCTGGATCAGCGCCTTTTCCATTATCTATTCCTACATATCGCCGTACCTTGCCAACGTCGCCCGCATGGCTGACGGCACCATCAGCATCATGCTGTTGATCTGTGGCATCGCAAGCATCATCGGTTCCAGGCTGGGCGGTTGGTTCACCGACAAGTCCGGCTACGCACCCACGCTGCTTGCCGGGTTTGCCGTCCACTGCGCAACGCTGGGGTTGTTCTTCCTCTTCGGACAGTCCGCCTGGATCATGTACGCGTTGTTGATCACGTGGTCCCTATCCGCCTGGTCTTCCGGCCCCGCCCTGCAATTTCGCCTGATCAGCCTAGCTCCGGAATCCACCAGCATCATCTTCAGTTGCTATACCTCGATGATCCAGTTCGGCATGGCCGCGGGAGCGATTGCGGGCGGCGTGGTGATCCAAATCGGTTCGCTGGATCAGCTCCCAAGCGTCGGCGCGGCCAGTGTCCTGGTGTCGCTGGTACTGTTGGCG